Genomic window (Desulforapulum autotrophicum HRM2):
GCCACCATGAGTGCTGTAAGGCTTGCCAGGGGGTACACGGGCCGGGATATCATCATTAAGTTTGACGGAGGTTACCATGGCCATGCCGACACGCTGCTTGTTGCGGCAGGTTCTGGTGTTGCAACCCTCAATATACCCGGAAGTCCTGGAATTCCAGAGTCTGTGAGTGCCCATACCCTCAGCATTACCTATAACGATGGTGAAGCGGTCAAGCGTGTCATGGCGGAAAAGGGAGATCGGGTTGCCGCAATTATTGTGGAACCGGTTGCCGGAAATATGGGAATGGTACCACCGGTCAAGGGGTTCCATGAAACCCTTCGAACGCTTTGTACAAAGCATGGTGCGTTGCTGATTTTTGATGAGGTGATGACAGGGTTCAGGGTGGCCAAAGGGTCTGGCCAGGGATTGTTTGGAATCACACCGGACCTGACCTGTTTTGGAAAGATCATCGGTGGCGGTCTTCCGGTAGGCGCCTATGGCGGTCGCCGGGAAATCATGGACCAAATTGCTCCTGCGGGACCTGTTTACCAGGCAGGCACGCTTTCCGGCAACCCATTGGCCATGGCCGCAGGAATTGCAACCCTGGAAGCGCTTAAGAAAACAGGCTTCTACGAGTCCCTGGATGCCAAAACAGAGCGGCTTGTGACAGGTTTGCGGACGGCTGCTGAAAAGGCTGGGATTGATTTCACCGCAAGCCATGTCGGGTCCATGGCAGGCATGTTTTTCACCCGGGCAACGGTCACCAATTTTGATGAGGCCAAAACAAGTGACCTTGTGAATTTCTCAAAATTTTACACGGGGATGCGTGATAGGGGGATCTATCTTGCTCCGTCCCAGTTTGAGGCGCTGTTTGTCTCTGCTGCCCACACCAACGATGAAATCGATGCAACAATAGCTGCTGCTGCCGATGTCATGGCAGGTCTTGTCTGATATGGGGCTTGAAAATAATTTTATCCCGGCAACGGTAAGAAAGATTCACATGATCGCCGCCTGTGGTACGGGCATGGGGGCACTTGCCTGCATGCTCAAAGATCTGGGATATGAGGTGACAGGTTCGGACCATAATGTTTATCCGCCCATGAGTGATTTCCTTGAGGCAAAGGGGGTGACCCTTTTAAAGGGGTTTGATGGGGCCAACCTTGACCCGGAAACCGATCTTGTGATTGTGGGAAATGCGGTTTTCAGATCCAATCCAGAGGCTGTTGCTGCAATGGAGAGGGGAATTGCGTTTTGCTCCATGCCCCAGGCATTGAATTATTTTGTTGCCAAAGATAAAAAGATCATCCTTGTGACCGGCACCCACGGCAAAACCACCACCTCGTCCCTCATGGCCCATGTCCTGAATCAGGCAGGGCTTGACCCTTCGTTCATGATCGGTGGAATCGTGACTGATTTCAACAGTAATTACCGAATTGGTGGGGGTGATTATATCGTTATCGAGGGGGATGAATATGATACAGCCTTTTTTGATAAGGGACCGAAATTCATGCATTATGCCCCCTGTTTTACCATTATGACCGGGGTTGAGTTTGACCATGCAGATATCTTCAGGGACCTGGACCATGTCAGGCAGATCTTCGCCGCCTTTGTCAAGGGGCTTTTACCTGAAAGCATGACCATTGCCTGGGGGGACGACATGAACCTCAAGGAGATTCTTGCCCATGCAAATAACCGGATCCAGCGCTATGGCCATGGCCCAGGCGAGTGGCAGTGTATTGACCTTAAGGTTGAGCAAGGAACGAGCGTTTTCAGAATCAAGGACCCAGAGGGAAAGATTCTTCGGTTTGCCATCCCCCTCATGGGAGATCACAATGTGATGAATGCCCTTGCCGTGATTGCTGTTGCACGACAGATCAACATTCCTGTTGATGTGCTGGCCCGGGCCCTTGTCAGCTTTTCAGGTGTTAAAAGACGCCAGGAGGTGAGGGGGGTTAAACGTGGTATCACCGTTATGGATGATTTTGCCCATCACCCGACGGCTGTCAGGGAAACCCTGCGGGCCGTCCGTCCGTTTTACACCCAGGGCCGGATTATTGCCGTGTTCGAACCCAGAACCAATTCAAGCATGCGTAAGGTTTTTCAAACCATTTATCCACAGGCCTTTGACGACGCTGACCTGGTCTGTATTTGCCGACCTTCTGCCATGGGAAAAATCCCCGTTGAAGAAAGGCTTTCTCCTGAAAAACTGGTTGCAGATATTTGTGAACGGGGTACACAGGCCTTGCTGTTTGACGATACCGACACCCTTGTGGATTTTCTTGTTAAAATGGGTGTTACGGGTGATTTAATGCTTATTATGTCAAATGGCGGGTTTGATAATATTCACAACAGGCTTCTGGAGCGACTTTGACAATGAAAAAAAGAGTTGTCCTGAGGTTCGTGGGCATAGGGGCTCTTCACATTTTTCTTTACCTGTGGTTTGTTCCCTTTGTGGTTTATCCACGGTTTGGGGATAGCGGGTTGAAAATGACCGTTGCCGTTGCTGTGATGATTTCGATCGCGCTGATTTTAACCCTTTTTCTTTGCAAAAATAATGATGATTAATTCGACGAACAGGAGAACCCTATGGAAAAGTTAGATAAAATAGAGTGGGATGAGAAACTCAGCGTTGATATCCCTGAGATAGATGAGCTTCAGAAAAAAATGTTTGCGCTTTTGAATGTTTTGATCGACTTGAAACTGAAGAATAAGGACGCCAAAGAGTGTTCAAATATGGTTGCAGAGATAAACGAATACAGCCGTTATTTTTTCAGCAAAGAAGAGGAGTACCTCAGGAAAGCGGGTTATCCGGAGATTGATACCCATGCAAAGGAACATCGAAAGTTCATTAAAAACACCATCAGTCTGCGCCGTCAGGTCACAGAGGATAAGGACAACCTGAACTATGAAGTGATCCGGCAGATGCGAAACTGGCTGGTCGATCACATCATCACAAGCGATCTGATGTATGTTCCTTTTTTGAGGACAACGGCCTATCTCAAAGATTTAAAAAAATAGAAGTTAAAGGAAAATCTCTTTGATGGCGTCAAAGGACCCCATGGAGTTGATTGTAAATAGCGCCTTGACCCTGTGCGGCATGGATACGGGGTTTAGAGACCGGGTGACCGCCCTCCTGACCATGCCCAATCCCAAATATGCCGATGCTGACAAACAGGGTAGAAACACTGCTCACATTGCCCGGGATCTTTTTTTTTACAGGGAAAATGACGATGGGAGCGTAGCAATGCCAAGGGGGTTTCTATACGAGTTAGAGGCCCTTGTCAGGGATGCCGGGTTAAGCCTTGATATTAAGGACAAAAGAAGAACACTGCCTTCCCGGGAGATTTCCTTTTACGGCAAGCTGCGCTTTCATCAGCTTTCAGCTGTTAAAGATCTTTTGGAAAGGGATTTCGGGGTCTCTCACATCCCGACCGGAGGCGGAAAAACCGTGGTGGCCCTCTGGCTGATTGCCCATCGTAAACAGCCTGCCCTGATTGTTGTACACACCCGGGAGTTGCTCAACCAGTGGCTTGACAGGATTGAAACTTTTCTGCACATTCCACGGGCCAGGATCGGTATCATCGGCAATGGTAAATTCATGATCGGCAACGAGGTCACCATTGCAACGATCCAGAGCCTTGTACGGCGAACGGATGACCTGGTGCCCCGGACGGGCTTTCTTATCCTGGATGAATGCCACAGGGTTCCGGCCATGCAGTATATTGAGACCATAAAGCAGTTTGACTGCAGGTACATGCTCGGTCTTACGGCAACCCCATGGCGGCGGGACAGGCTTTCAAAGGCTATTTTCTGGCATATTGGAGAGATTACAGGGCAGATAGATAAAAAGGATCTTCTTGAAGATAAAAGTCTTTGTGAGGCCGAAGTGGTCTGGGTGAAGACCGGGTTCAATACAGACATTGACGCATCAAGCAACTATTCCCAGGCCCTTTCTGCCCTGACAAGGGATCCCCATAGAAACAGACTCATCTGTGATACTGTGCTAAGCCGGACGGGTAATGGGATTGATCTTGTACTGTCCGATCGCAGGGAACATTGTGAGATGTTGGGACAACTGCTTGAAACCACAGGACAGATCAGATCTGCCGTCCTGACCGGGGATAAGACTTCAAAGCAAAGGACCCAAATCATGAGGGCCCTTTACCAGGGCAAGATTACGGTTCTTATCGCCACAGGTCAGCTCATTGGTGAGGGGTTTGATCTTCCCGGGCTGACCACCCTTTATCTGACAACGCCTGTCAAGTTCCCTGGTCGGGTTATTCAGTATGTGGGCAGAATACTTCGTCCGTCAAAGGAAAAAACCAAGGCAACCATTGTTGATTTTGTTGACGTTAATAATCCGGTGTTCAAGGCATCGGCCACGTCAAGGTTTTATACCTATCGGCAGCAGGGAATTGTTGAACAGCATTCCATTGAATGAGGTTCGTTATTCTTTGATTTTACAATCCAATCAGGATAGTATTATGTTGTTTTAATTTATCGCTCATAAACAGGATGCTTCCCATGGTTGAAAAACAGTTAGACAAAATTCTTAAAAAAAATACCCTTTACCATTTGGGGTTTGCCCAGGATGTACCCGGTTTTAATGTCGGCATTGCGGCATTATCCTGTATTCTTCTCATCCAAAAACGGCAAAAGGATATCTCCATATCTGAAGATTCATCCCTGTCAAGCTATACCAGTGAAACCCTTTTGGACGAACTCATGGACATGGGCGTTGCTGTTGATTGTGACTATGATGAAATTATCCGCAGGATACAGGATGAGAAGTATATCTTCATTGACAGTGAGGACCGGTATTCTTCCGGGAAATTATCAATTATTTTGACCCATGTTTTCAGCCTTGTTTACCCAACCATGGAGGGAATGCTGCTGATTGCCTATTTGGTTGAGACTGCAAAATCTGTCAAGTCTATTGGAAATAACATTAAGAAAACCCTTACCCAGGTGGATCAGACATTAAGGAGCCAGGGGGTATCTGTGGGCATGGAAAAAATGCCCCAGGGATACGGGCCTGTTCTGAATAAAATTGTTTTTCATCCCCATGTAGCCATTGGAAATGGAGAGATAAGGCCTTCTTCGTTTGCCACAATTTTCAGGGAAAGAGCCCGTAAACGAAAACGTGTGATTGTCTATCTTGAAAACAGCATGAAAAAAAAGGGTGATCTTCCCGTACTTCCCCTGAATGGCCGATCCATGAAGCAGCAGATGGCGCAACACCTTTATTCCACCTCGGATATTTCAGATATCATCCTGAGTGATGTGGCCATGATCATCAATATTTTGAAAAAAGCCAACCAAGGTGGAAAAAAAAAGGCCATTGCAACGATTTCCCACGCCATCATGCTTCTTGGCAATGATGAACTGCATAAAACAATAGAGGCTTTTACCTCCCTGGATGATATTGATGATGCCGATCTTAGAAAAGAATTTGAACATTTTTTTGTTACTTCATATATGAGCAACAGTATAACCCGGCACTATGCCATGAAATCCGAGATAAAGGATATTGAGCAGATGTGTATCTGCTCGATGATTCATAACCTGGGGCAGATGATTGTTCTTTATTATTATCCCGAAGCCTATAATCAAATAAAAAAAATAACCTTACAACATAACAACAAGAGAAGGGCCGCAAGGGAGGTTCTTGGGACGACTTACGATAATATCGGTATCTATTTTGCCACAGAGTGGCATTTGCCATTTACCACCATTGAAAGTCTAAGGGTCTGTTATTTTAACCGTATTGGTAAAACCCGTGATAACCTTATTATTAATCTTCCCTTCTGTTCCGGCGAGTTATGTGCTTTTCTGGGGGGTGGGTTGGATAAAAGACAGACCATGAGGCTAAGGGAACTTGTCAACAGCTTGAACCTGTTTTCCAGGGAACTTTCCAGCCTTCTTGAGAAAGCCTGGAATGATACCAAGGCTTTCTCAAAAAAGCAGAAAATTTCCATTACAAAGCGCGAACTTGCCAAAATCGCCGCCACAGGGTGAGTTTCTAAAAAATTAAACGTTCATTCCCCCATGAAGGGGCATAAACTTCCTGTTAAACATGTCTTCAGACAACCATTTAATATCTAAAGAATCGTCTGGGTTTGTGTGGAATGGCATAGGGTATTGTTGAACGGAATGCTGCGGAACAATATATTCTCCCACGACATCGGGCTGAATGGAAAGAGGCTTGTGCTGGTCAGTTCTGATGGGCGGGGTAAAAAAGCGAACAAAGGGGTTGGCCACAAGCGTGTTGTTGGCCGGAAGCTGAATCAAGGGGCTTTTTTTGACGAAGAAAAAATGATGAAGATTTGTTTCCGGGGTATTGTTCCCATAACGCTGCATGAAAGCTTCTTCTACTTTCCGTAGGTTTACTCTCAGGGCAACGGCAGGATTTTTATTGACTTTGGGGTATGCTTTGACTTTTCCGTTGCCCAGATCGTCAAACAGCAGGAGTTGCTTATAAACCGGTGCATGTTTAGGATTAACCGTTATAACCAGGTCGTCGAGATGGAGATGTTCCTTGGCATATTTGAATAAAATCTTGTTACCTTGCATGAGCGTGTTCTGGGATCCATCCCTGATATCCGGGTGTGTGGCAAGGCAACCGACCTCACCGATCCTTCGTCCCTGGGCCCTCAGAAGATCCAGTTCTTTGCCAAAGATGGTGTCCATTGGCAACTTGTCTGGTGAGTCCGGGAACAGGCTGGCAGTAAATATGAGTTTTTTATTCTTTTTACCGATGAACACAGCGGTTTTATCAAACAAATGATTTTTAAGAATCCTGCACGGACATGAAATCTCCTGTGCATTGACATACCCTTCCTCAATATAGACATCCTGGACAAGCTTTAATGCGGTAAAAAAGTCTTGAATACAGTCCGCAGGTTTGAAATTATACTGGCTCATTTTTTTTTCATCTATTGTGACCAACTGTCTCAATGTCTCATTTTTGATGGGTTTTATTTTAGCTTCATGCATAAGTTCTTGTTCCTCTTTGGTTGGTGCAAACTTCTCATTTTTAAAACGGATTGGTTTTCAAATCCCGTTGTCGTGACAACAGGACCAAAGTAAAGCAAAAAGGGGGCCGGAATATAAATTTGATACGTAAAGTTTAAGGAGAAGGTCGGTTTTGTCGAAAAAGTATATTGATTTCAGATGGTTGTATGTGCAAATAATTTCTTTGCTCGTCAAATGAGAGATGGTGTTCCTCAAAAAAAAAGCCAATCATTCTTTTAAAGTTGTATGAAAAACCCTGCATTGAAGTCAATGTATTGAATAACTATCTGAAAACAAATAAGAATTTAGCGTTAATATGCTGTATGGAAAACCATACGCAAAAGAATAGAGCAAGTCAGGATTCTTTGAAAAACAAGGGTCTGAACATGGACCCGGGAAGTGTATGAAAATCACTACAGGGCATCCCTGAAGTCTTCGGCTTTAAGTCCGCATTTGTTCATCAGGTCATAAAAATCAGCCCTGTATTTGCCAGCCAGCTTTGCAGCGCGGCTCACATTTCCCTTGGTCAGTTCAAGCAACTGAATGATATATTTTTTTTCAAACTCCAGTTTTGCCTGTTTGAACGGTTTTAATTCATTGCTGGTCTTGTCTGGTTCCAACAGGATCATGTCCTGGGAAATCACCGATTCACTGGACATGGCAACGCAATACTCAACAATATTTTTCAACTCCCTTACATTCCCAGGCCAGAGGGCAGTCATCAACTTTTTCATAGCGCCTGGCGAAAACTGACTGACATTTTTTCCCATCTGCTGACTGAAGTCATTTAAAAAACAATGGGCAAGGATAGGAATGCAGTCGCGCCGTTCCCTCAGGGGCGGCAACGTTATGGGGATGACATGAATTCGATAATAGAGGTCTTGCCTGAAGTTTCCTTTGGATACCTCCTCGGCAAGTTTTTTATTGGTGGCAGAAATAATCCGAGCTTCAAATTTAATTTTTTCACTTCCTCCCAGGGGATAAAACTCGTTTTCCTGCAATACCCTGAGTAACTTGGCCTGGATGGAAATCGGAATTTCAGATATTTCATCAAAGAAAAAGGTCCCATTCTGGGCCTGTTCCAAAAATCCTTTTTTGTTTTTTGCAGCACCGGTAAATGCGCCTTTTTTATAACCAAAAAGTTCACTTTCAAACAACGATTCAGGGATGGCAGCACAATTGATGGCAATAAATGGGCCGTTTCTCCGTGGGCTGGACACATGGATGGATTTGGCAATCAGCTCTTTTCCCGTGCCACTTTCACCTTCAATCAAAATACTTGAATCCGTTTCAGCGGCCTGGGCGCTTGTTCTAAGAACGGCTTTCATTTTTTCATCTTTGGCAATAATATTTTCAAACCCAAATTTTTCAGACACCATGCCTCGCAGCGCTTTTATTTCTTTTGTTAATTTATTTTTTTCAAGGCATTGTTTGACCTGCTGAATCAATTCGGAATCATCAAAAGGCTTTGTAAGATAACTATAAGCCCCTTTTTTGATGGCCAATACAGCCTTTTCAATGGTGCCATAGGCCGTTAGAATAATCACTGGCAGTTCAGGGTCTATTTTATTGAGCAATCCCATCAACTCAATACCTGTTTCATCACTCAGCTGATAATCAATGATTGCCAAGTCAAAAAAAACAGCGGTAACTGCAGCCTGTGCCTCAGACCCGGTTGTCACATCTGTGATTTGATAGTTTTCCGCTTCAAGCCTCATTTTAAGCATTCTCAGCAAAGAGATATCATCATCAACGATCAATATGTGTTCCATTTAACTACTCCCTAAATGGTTGGGGTTGGGATTCCCAATAATCTAATTCTGGGTCAGGTCTATTTCCTTTAACCGATCCATCTGTTGCTGGAGTAATTCTTTTTCACTTTCAAGGATTTTGATTCGTTCAAGCAACCTGTTCATTGCGACGATTTTTTTTTGTTGTGCCGCTGTTGTCTGTTTTAACACATCAATCATCAGGTTCAGTGATTTTATCTGTTTTTCATCTGACTGAATTTTTGCGGAAAGCGTCTGTTTGTTTTTAGCATCAGCCATAATCCGGGTCAGCAGATGGGAGGTGGTTCGGGCGCTTTTGATTGAATTTAAAGACACCATTTCCGTCATATCAGCATTTTCGCTGAGATATCTCAAGAGGCGCTGATTTTCCCGGGAGGCTGATTTAAAATCCTTATTCTCCACGAACTCCTGGATGGTTTCCAGGTATTTATTCTCTTTGATATCCACCGAAGTTGGAGGGGGATGGGATACGGAGAAATGTTGGCAACTGCATAAAAACAGGCAGATTATACTGCCGCAGGTAAAGTAACCAAAATTTTTGTACCTTTTGAATATTGACTTTCCGCCCATATACTTCCCCCATGCGCCTTGATGATATGTTTTGAAATTGATAACCCCAGTCCGGTCCCCATTCTAGTGCCAAGACTATCATCAATTTGTTTGAATTTATAAAAAATCTTTTCAAGATGTTCAGGTTTGATTCCCGGTCCGTTATCCACCACCGTCATTATCAGCTTTTTGCCGGAATCAACGGAAAAACAACTGACGACAACCTTCCCTTTTTTCGGTGTAAATTTCAAGGCATTGCCGATTAAATTATTCAGGACTTCCAAGATCCTGTCTTCATCAATGCAAACGTCTGGAAGATCCTCCTGGGGAGGAGAAAATTCAAGATCAATCTGTTTTTCCCCGGACAATGGGGCCAACTTCAGAATAGATTTTCGTATCACAACCGGTAGACTGCGTCGGATATAACGGTATTCCATTTGTTTGGCTTCCATTTTGGAATAGTCAAGAATTCTCATGACCGAGTATAACAACCGATCGCATTCTCCATGGATCAGGAGGAACAATTCCCTTTGTTTCTCAGGATTATCAGCATAAAAACCCTTGGATAAAATGGTTGAAGCTCCCTTTATGGATGTAACCGGTGTCCTCAATTCATGGGATACATGGCTTACAAAATCAGCCTTCAGGCTGTCCAGTTCTTTTAACCGACGGCACATGGTATTAAAATGGACAGATAAATCCTGGATCTCTTTTGGTCCCTTGATCGTTTGGATTTCTTCGAAATGTCCCCGGGCAATTTCTTTGGTCTTTTGTTGAAGACGGGTCACTGATTTTGTAATTGACCGCGTGTTGAAAGTGGTGATGAGCATTCCCAAAAAAAGGGCAAACACAGTCGTTATCCCAGTAACCAAACGAATCTGAGAGCTCATCTGGCTGGACCGATTTAATTTGTCGGCAATAATACTCCGGGTGATTGCAGTCATTTTCTTCAGATTCATGACGGTGACTTTAAGGAGGGGGCCTGCCTCTTCTAAAAAAAGATCGATATCGATTGTCTCCCCGACGATACTCAGGTCAGCCTTTTCTTCAAACCGCTTCAGGTAGCCTGTAAAAGAGTCAAACGCTTCGATACTAAGCTCTTTTTGTTCATCTGTTTCCATTAGATTAATAACGGCTTGGAACTCTGTTTCCAGTTCTGTTTTCACAGAGGTGAACCGATTGTAATAATTAATATCCCTGGATACAAAATATTTTTCACCGAACTTGGCAAGGGAGGATAAAGAGTCCAAGAGACGATCCCCAAATAGAATACTTTGCTGATTTTTGGCAACAATTTCCTGGGTCATTTTTTGAACGACATTCAGCCTGAAAACAACAAAGCTTCCAAGTGCAAAAATAAATAAAAGAATAATGATATTACCAATCACCAGGCGTTTGAACAGGGTAAGGCCCATGATCAAAATAAAACCTCCCCCATGGCTTGTCTTTCATGCTGTCTTTTGCGTTGCATTAATGGGTATATTTTAATTGGTGAACTCATGGGGTGTTGTCCCGAATCCCATCTATGTTGTAACAAAAAAAGGGCTCAGCCCGAAAGGCTGAACCCTTGAATTGTCTGGTGCCCAGGAACAGAATCGAACTGCTGACACGGGGATTTTCAGTTCTCCGCGCACTGCCATTAAAACCAATTGTATTTTCAAACCCTTAACTGACGCGGCTCTCAGAGCCTTACTTTTGGTTTCGGTTGGTTTCTTTAGGAAATTTTTGACCTTGACGGGCACAATTTGGGCACAGTAGGCACAGATAATGGTCAGGGGAGAAACAATCCCCTGGCCTATCTCACAATGAAATTTTTGCCCTTCCCAAACACCTCATTCACCACCTGGCGAACATCCGAAATGCATCACCGGCCTTTGGGATTCTTGTCAGCGCAATTGCATCCCCCTACCCTCTTTTCGGATGTAATCTTTTCCAGAATCAATGACCGGCCATTTGTAATTGAATCAGCCTCAATGTCATTGACGGAATAACCGAAGCAGTGGCAAATCAATTCATTTTTATCCTGGCTGGTCGGCATCTTAATCAGTCGTCCTCAAAAATTTATCCAGTGCCTCTATCATCACCCCGGTCACGGTTGATCCATTTTCTTTTGCATACCGTTCAATCCTCTCAGCAAGGACACAGGGAATCTTTATGTTTAGGCTCTGGGTTGGATCTGCACATTCGTTTGTGGTCGACTCTTCTGTCATCATGTTCCTTCCGGTTTATTGTTGCCAGATTTTTACACACCTGTTGCCCCGATGCAAGAACAATGAAAGTGTGTGTCACAGGGTGCCTGTAATCTGTTACAGGCTTGTAACGCTTGTAATGAAAAGTTTGTAATAGTAACAGAAATAGTGCTAAAAATATATAATAGTAGATTTATTACAGGTGTTTATGGATCATATGAGTGTAATCCTAAGCTGTGACAAAGTACCAATGGTGGTAGAGTTTGAAGGTTTTTCCCTGCTATTTAAATCCGGTTAAATCCACGTTGAATCGTTTTAAAAATAGAAACAACCAGATATAAGACGGAGACTCATGTTCATTTATCCACAATTTCCTGTTTCTGATAATCATAGCTGTAATTAACAATTTCCCCGTTGATCAGAAGATTAATAGCAGTTTCAATGATATGCAGTGGGAGAATGAACCATTCACGTGGCGTATAACGTTTCCCCTCATTATCAAACACATCAAGGTTAAGACAACTTTTAGCAAAAAATCTGTGTAACAATTTTTCCAGCTTTTGTGGATTCAAGTTGAACGTCTTAAACTCAGTGATGATCATCACATCTGCCATTAAATATGTGGGTTCTTGTTCAGCATTCTGGATTCGCTGTTTAACTGGCTGGCTGGAGAAACCAATTTTATATAAATCTTTTATATCTTTTATTTTAGGATCTTCGCTTAAGGAGCGTAGAATGTATATGTAACCAGTTGGCTCGTCTTCCTCTGATATTGTTCCATCTTCATTGAACATTTCTTTTTGATCAGCATTCACTATTTGACGGCTATTTTCTTCTTTCCAAAGTGCTGCAGCTAGAGAGCGCAATAGCATATTAGACTCAGTCCCATTTTCAAACACACAGTAGAGTCTGGCATTTACATTACCGAAATTTTTCAGTTCTTTTTGACCCACATTTGCAACATAAACCATCATCCCTTGCAAAACGAAAAATGCACCAGGCTTGATTTGTAGTTCACTGGTAAATGGTCGCATCTTTTTTTTCTTTGAAGCAAGTTCAGCATGATTTTGTTTAAATAAATGTTCAAACTTTTCAAAATCTTTACATGGTTTTCGTTTGGCAATATAATCCGGCATATCAACAGATTTCGGAACATTTTTAAGCCTGAAAATATCATCTGGATCAGATTCACCCAATGAATTTTCACCTCCAAGCAATCCAAGCATATCATCTTTTAATATATCCTCGATTGTTTTAATCTCTTTTGATTCAGGGATTTTTACGTCACCTAATAAATCAAATATATCAAACTTCACCAATGTTGCAGCCTTCTCAGGGCTATCCCGCAGACTCTTCAATCGGCTATAAAGCTTTCGTTCACTGATATCTCGACTAACTGCAGGCTCATGATTGTGTTCTTCCACAAACGCATTAATTTCTTCAAACGAGGCAAGTAGCCGTTCATCTGCGCTAATCACTGAAGATGCCTTTGGTTTAATCTCTAACAAACCCAGAGGATCAGTTTCTAAAATTGTCTCCAGTTCTTTATCGAAGTCAATCATTAACCATTCTCGCTTGCCATTTGTCGTTTCTTGTTTCTAAGATAGACTAAGGCCTCGGCCTGTCTTCTTTCCAGTGGGTCCGTTGAATTCATATTAGGTTCCCGCCCATGGACCTTGATAAAAGGTCCAATTTTGTCTCGATAAAGAATCACGGCCTCTTCATCTGTCATCAGGATACGACCGGCATCAATTGTTTCCTGAATCACCTTTAATAGTTTCGCAGTTACTGATTTAGATAGAACTTCAAATGCCTTCTGGAATGGATTAATCTGGTCAATTAGATCAATATGAAGCTCTTCAATATTAACAAATTTCCCTGCCATCCGAACAAAGCGTTTATCACCAACCTCCTTGATTTCGCCATTCTTGATGGCAGAATCTGCAACCACATGTTGGCGAACTTCCTCTACCTCTTTAGCGCTTAACCCTGGATATTTAGTCTGTATTACCTTGGGGATCATAACCTTGTTGATTACTTCAGGGTCAATAAATTCCCCTGGCAATGCTTGAAGTATTTTACTGTCCTGCAGGATAGCAGCTTTAAGATCATTTAAGTCTGACTCCACAATATCCTTCACCCGTTGCGAGCTGGGTTCTTTGAATCCCCGAATCTTTATAGTTCCCTCTTCATTTTCATCATCGTCAAAGCGTCTTGTTTTGAATTTAAAATTCGGGGCAAGGACCTGCTCCATTAACAGAGAAGCAGTAATAGCCTTGAGCATATTATTGACAGAGAGTTTCACCTGATCATCGGCTGCATCTGGCTGGGCAATCAGGTTGGTAAATTGAGCATGGGTTTTATTATTGCTATCGCGGGTGGCTCGTCCAATAATCTGTATAATCTCAGTCAATGAGCCCCTATATCCAACAGT
Coding sequences:
- a CDS encoding sigma-54-dependent transcriptional regulator; translation: MEHILIVDDDISLLRMLKMRLEAENYQITDVTTGSEAQAAVTAVFFDLAIIDYQLSDETGIELMGLLNKIDPELPVIILTAYGTIEKAVLAIKKGAYSYLTKPFDDSELIQQVKQCLEKNKLTKEIKALRGMVSEKFGFENIIAKDEKMKAVLRTSAQAAETDSSILIEGESGTGKELIAKSIHVSSPRRNGPFIAINCAAIPESLFESELFGYKKGAFTGAAKNKKGFLEQAQNGTFFFDEISEIPISIQAKLLRVLQENEFYPLGGSEKIKFEARIISATNKKLAEEVSKGNFRQDLYYRIHVIPITLPPLRERRDCIPILAHCFLNDFSQQMGKNVSQFSPGAMKKLMTALWPGNVRELKNIVEYCVAMSSESVISQDMILLEPDKTSNELKPFKQAKLEFEKKYIIQLLELTKGNVSRAAKLAGKYRADFYDLMNKCGLKAEDFRDAL
- a CDS encoding HAMP domain-containing sensor histidine kinase, with protein sequence MGLTLFKRLVIGNIIILLFIFALGSFVVFRLNVVQKMTQEIVAKNQQSILFGDRLLDSLSSLAKFGEKYFVSRDINYYNRFTSVKTELETEFQAVINLMETDEQKELSIEAFDSFTGYLKRFEEKADLSIVGETIDIDLFLEEAGPLLKVTVMNLKKMTAITRSIIADKLNRSSQMSSQIRLVTGITTVFALFLGMLITTFNTRSITKSVTRLQQKTKEIARGHFEEIQTIKGPKEIQDLSVHFNTMCRRLKELDSLKADFVSHVSHELRTPVTSIKGASTILSKGFYADNPEKQRELFLLIHGECDRLLYSVMRILDYSKMEAKQMEYRYIRRSLPVVIRKSILKLAPLSGEKQIDLEFSPPQEDLPDVCIDEDRILEVLNNLIGNALKFTPKKGKVVVSCFSVDSGKKLIMTVVDNGPGIKPEHLEKIFYKFKQIDDSLGTRMGTGLGLSISKHIIKAHGGSIWAESQYSKGTKILVTLPAAV
- a CDS encoding HDOD domain-containing protein, translating into MVEKQLDKILKKNTLYHLGFAQDVPGFNVGIAALSCILLIQKRQKDISISEDSSLSSYTSETLLDELMDMGVAVDCDYDEIIRRIQDEKYIFIDSEDRYSSGKLSIILTHVFSLVYPTMEGMLLIAYLVETAKSVKSIGNNIKKTLTQVDQTLRSQGVSVGMEKMPQGYGPVLNKIVFHPHVAIGNGEIRPSSFATIFRERARKRKRVIVYLENSMKKKGDLPVLPLNGRSMKQQMAQHLYSTSDISDIILSDVAMIINILKKANQGGKKKAIATISHAIMLLGNDELHKTIEAFTSLDDIDDADLRKEFEHFFVTSYMSNSITRHYAMKSEIKDIEQMCICSMIHNLGQMIVLYYYPEAYNQIKKITLQHNNKRRAAREVLGTTYDNIGIYFATEWHLPFTTIESLRVCYFNRIGKTRDNLIINLPFCSGELCAFLGGGLDKRQTMRLRELVNSLNLFSRELSSLLEKAWNDTKAFSKKQKISITKRELAKIAATG
- a CDS encoding N-acyl amino acid synthase FeeM domain-containing protein, translated to MSQYNFKPADCIQDFFTALKLVQDVYIEEGYVNAQEISCPCRILKNHLFDKTAVFIGKKNKKLIFTASLFPDSPDKLPMDTIFGKELDLLRAQGRRIGEVGCLATHPDIRDGSQNTLMQGNKILFKYAKEHLHLDDLVITVNPKHAPVYKQLLLFDDLGNGKVKAYPKVNKNPAVALRVNLRKVEEAFMQRYGNNTPETNLHHFFFVKKSPLIQLPANNTLVANPFVRFFTPPIRTDQHKPLSIQPDVVGEYIVPQHSVQQYPMPFHTNPDDSLDIKWLSEDMFNRKFMPLHGGMNV